A genomic region of Xiphophorus couchianus chromosome 9, X_couchianus-1.0, whole genome shotgun sequence contains the following coding sequences:
- the LOC114150938 gene encoding guanine nucleotide-binding protein G(I)/G(S)/G(O) subunit gamma-5, with protein MPGPSNIVAMKKVVQQLRFEAGINRVKVSQAAADLQQFCLQNAQQDPLLTGMSSSNNPFRPQKVCSFL; from the exons ATGCCGGGACCATCCAACATTGTCGCCATGAAGAAAGTTGTTCAACAGTTGCGCTTTGAAGCGGGTATAAACAGAGTTAAG GTCTCGCAGGCCGCAGCGGACCTCCAGCAGTTTTGCCTCCAGAACGCCCAGCAGGACCCCCTGCTCACGGGCATGTCTTCCAGCAACAACCCGTTCAGACCGCAGAAAGTCTGCTCCTTCCTATAG
- the spata1 gene encoding spermatogenesis-associated protein 1 isoform X2: MELLCESVRFTEDSMRPASSKLLELHVLFVPADQWDMKLNKVPAEATESFISAGFIRVYPETTLQTLRGELAALLGAERSIHKFSFLKCVGRSLALVKGKQETNLKVKTFAPPYAAQPELYLLPTGEADSTFCSQSFTMDSSSSSPEHQCSQQPVPVSVLEEEREDEEDESSCSSSSSEDEAPGFIRRTEPEICAGKPQNQRVLKLIALRKALEICEANSAHTVWSAETEEICRKTIYQPKDTHSGAAESLEDHSLGFLLTDSVGNSKCKGPDREKTTRNKPTNGMLEGPAMLPQPVQCTASPRGPDSASNKAVSASLDFLSNREALMEEIKMVREERKQLEWTRQQLLRKGKDLLAQNRHRRNQARDSWKKKYFETKKTTAPLEEHLRNLRQELELFHNKVLHQLQAREKARRQGRSSEKNELIIQIMKESYDVDNLKRKVDDAKMKLITEIKLRKQAATELRDLKTELSQKKNQSSPSWMDWKHNTGQSTSLKQLLHRRQEDCSS, translated from the exons ATGGAGCTGTTGTGTGAATCAGTGAGATTTACAGAGGACAGCATGAGACCGGCCAGCAGTAAG CTTTTGGAGCTCCATGTGCTGTTTGTGCCAGCTGATCAGTGGGATATGAAACTCAATAAAGTCCCAGCTGAAGCTACAGagagttttatttctgctggCTTCATCAG GGTTTATCCTGAAACCACCCTGCAGACTCTGAGGGGTGAGCTGGCTGCTCTGCTTGGCGCTGAGAGGAGCATCCATAAATTCTCCTTCCTGAAATGCGTGGGCCGCAGTCTGGCGCTG GTCAAAGGCAAACAGGAGACAAATCTGAAAGTGAAAACATTCGCTCCACCGTAT GCGGCTCAGCCGGAGCTGTACCTTCTGCCCACAGGAGAGGCAGACAGCACTTTCTGCTCTCAGTCCTTCACCATGgattccagcagcagctccccAGAGCACCAG TGTTCCCAGCAACCAGTTCCTGTCTCTGTGCTGGAAGAGGAACgtgaagatgaagaagatgaaagcagctgcagcagctcctcctcagaggaTGAAGCTCCAGGCTTCATCAGGAGAACAGAGCCGGAGATCTGTGCAGGGAAACCTCAGAATCAAAGGGTCCTAAAGCTGATAGCACTTAGAAAGG CGTTAGAGATATGTGAAGCTAATTCAGCCCACACGGTTTGGTCAGCAGAAACAGAGGAGATCTGCCGAAAGACAATATATCAACCCAAGGACACACATTCAGGAGCAGCTGAGTCTCTGGAAGACCACAGTTTAGGCTTTTTGCTGACAGACAG TGTTGGGAACTCTAAGTGCAAAGGTCCAGACAGAGAGAAGACCACCAGAAATAAACCAACTAATGGG ATGTTGGAAGGTCCAGCCATGTTGCCGCAACCTGTTCAGTGTACAGCTTCACCCCGAGGTCCAGACTCGGCCTCCAATAAAGCAGTTTCTGCTTCGCTAGATTTTCTCTCCAACA GAGAGGCACTAATGGAGGAAATCAAAATGgtgagagaggagaggaagcagCTGGAGTGGACAAGACAGCAGCTTTTGAGAAAGGGAAAAGACTTATTGGCTCAGAACCGACACCGCAGGAACCAAG CACGAGACAgctggaaaaagaaatattttgaaactaaGAAGACCACAGCACCATTGGAGGAGCATCTGAGAAACTTGAGGCAGGAACTGGAGCTATTTCACAACAAAGTTCTGCATCAGCTTCAAGCCAGAGAGAAAGCAAGGCGACAGGGGAGGTCCTCCGAGAAG AATGAGCTCATCATTCAGATCATGAAGGAGAGCTATGACGTCGACAACCTGAAGAGGAAAGTAGACGATGCCAAGATGAAGCTGATAACAGAGATAAAG TTGAGGAAGCAGGCTGCTACTGAGCTCAGAGACCTGAAGACCGAACTTTCCCAAAAAAAGAATCAGTCATCTCCTTCCTGGATGGACTGGAAACACAACACGGGACAAAGCACAAGTTTAAAGCAGCTTCTTCATCGACGTCAGGAGGACTGCTCTTCCTAG
- the spata1 gene encoding spermatogenesis-associated protein 1 isoform X1, which yields MELLCESVRFTEDSMRPASSKLLELHVLFVPADQWDMKLNKVPAEATESFISAGFIRVYPETTLQTLRGELAALLGAERSIHKFSFLKCVGRSLALVKGKQETNLKVKTFAPPYAAQPELYLLPTGEADSTFCSQSFTMDSSSSSPEHQVCLHPSKMCSVATGTKKAIKFPHISQCSQQPVPVSVLEEEREDEEDESSCSSSSSEDEAPGFIRRTEPEICAGKPQNQRVLKLIALRKALEICEANSAHTVWSAETEEICRKTIYQPKDTHSGAAESLEDHSLGFLLTDSVGNSKCKGPDREKTTRNKPTNGMLEGPAMLPQPVQCTASPRGPDSASNKAVSASLDFLSNREALMEEIKMVREERKQLEWTRQQLLRKGKDLLAQNRHRRNQARDSWKKKYFETKKTTAPLEEHLRNLRQELELFHNKVLHQLQAREKARRQGRSSEKNELIIQIMKESYDVDNLKRKVDDAKMKLITEIKLRKQAATELRDLKTELSQKKNQSSPSWMDWKHNTGQSTSLKQLLHRRQEDCSS from the exons ATGGAGCTGTTGTGTGAATCAGTGAGATTTACAGAGGACAGCATGAGACCGGCCAGCAGTAAG CTTTTGGAGCTCCATGTGCTGTTTGTGCCAGCTGATCAGTGGGATATGAAACTCAATAAAGTCCCAGCTGAAGCTACAGagagttttatttctgctggCTTCATCAG GGTTTATCCTGAAACCACCCTGCAGACTCTGAGGGGTGAGCTGGCTGCTCTGCTTGGCGCTGAGAGGAGCATCCATAAATTCTCCTTCCTGAAATGCGTGGGCCGCAGTCTGGCGCTG GTCAAAGGCAAACAGGAGACAAATCTGAAAGTGAAAACATTCGCTCCACCGTAT GCGGCTCAGCCGGAGCTGTACCTTCTGCCCACAGGAGAGGCAGACAGCACTTTCTGCTCTCAGTCCTTCACCATGgattccagcagcagctccccAGAGCACCAGGTCTGTCTCCACCCTTCCAAGATGTGCAGCGTGGCAACAGGGACAAAGAAGGCCATTAAATTCCCCCACATCTCCCAGTGTTCCCAGCAACCAGTTCCTGTCTCTGTGCTGGAAGAGGAACgtgaagatgaagaagatgaaagcagctgcagcagctcctcctcagaggaTGAAGCTCCAGGCTTCATCAGGAGAACAGAGCCGGAGATCTGTGCAGGGAAACCTCAGAATCAAAGGGTCCTAAAGCTGATAGCACTTAGAAAGG CGTTAGAGATATGTGAAGCTAATTCAGCCCACACGGTTTGGTCAGCAGAAACAGAGGAGATCTGCCGAAAGACAATATATCAACCCAAGGACACACATTCAGGAGCAGCTGAGTCTCTGGAAGACCACAGTTTAGGCTTTTTGCTGACAGACAG TGTTGGGAACTCTAAGTGCAAAGGTCCAGACAGAGAGAAGACCACCAGAAATAAACCAACTAATGGG ATGTTGGAAGGTCCAGCCATGTTGCCGCAACCTGTTCAGTGTACAGCTTCACCCCGAGGTCCAGACTCGGCCTCCAATAAAGCAGTTTCTGCTTCGCTAGATTTTCTCTCCAACA GAGAGGCACTAATGGAGGAAATCAAAATGgtgagagaggagaggaagcagCTGGAGTGGACAAGACAGCAGCTTTTGAGAAAGGGAAAAGACTTATTGGCTCAGAACCGACACCGCAGGAACCAAG CACGAGACAgctggaaaaagaaatattttgaaactaaGAAGACCACAGCACCATTGGAGGAGCATCTGAGAAACTTGAGGCAGGAACTGGAGCTATTTCACAACAAAGTTCTGCATCAGCTTCAAGCCAGAGAGAAAGCAAGGCGACAGGGGAGGTCCTCCGAGAAG AATGAGCTCATCATTCAGATCATGAAGGAGAGCTATGACGTCGACAACCTGAAGAGGAAAGTAGACGATGCCAAGATGAAGCTGATAACAGAGATAAAG TTGAGGAAGCAGGCTGCTACTGAGCTCAGAGACCTGAAGACCGAACTTTCCCAAAAAAAGAATCAGTCATCTCCTTCCTGGATGGACTGGAAACACAACACGGGACAAAGCACAAGTTTAAAGCAGCTTCTTCATCGACGTCAGGAGGACTGCTCTTCCTAG